One genomic window of Candidatus Hydrogenedentota bacterium includes the following:
- a CDS encoding DUF3500 domain-containing protein encodes MSGRLLVVSVLLGSMASHFAGAEPLQELVASANALLESLNDEQRTAAALPFNSDERLNWHYVPKERLGLPLKSMDEKQRGLALTLLKTLLSHEGFETVETIRSLEDILKVIENDQVGRRDSDKYYFTVFGKPSDSENWGIRYEGHHISLHWTIVHGKIVSTFPQFLGSNPGEVKDGPKKGARPLGIEEDLGRSLVKALDDKQRTEAVLQQDVPADIITGASREASIEGNLGLAYSAMTPDQQGTLISLIQVLANIQRPEFAELRIAKLRDAGLDNIKFAWIGGFEKGQKHYYRVQGPTFVIEYDNTQNDANHIHVVWRDFKDDFGMDSLKAHYAAHADAAHPGDHTH; translated from the coding sequence ATGAGTGGGAGATTGCTCGTCGTGTCCGTGCTGCTTGGGTCAATGGCGTCGCACTTTGCGGGGGCCGAACCGCTGCAGGAGCTTGTGGCGAGCGCCAACGCGTTGCTCGAATCCCTCAACGACGAACAGCGCACCGCCGCGGCGCTCCCCTTCAATTCGGACGAACGCCTAAACTGGCACTACGTCCCCAAGGAGCGGCTCGGATTACCCCTCAAGAGCATGGACGAAAAGCAGCGCGGCCTCGCGCTGACGCTCCTCAAGACCCTGCTGAGCCATGAGGGGTTCGAGACCGTCGAGACGATTCGCAGTCTCGAAGACATCCTCAAAGTCATCGAAAACGATCAGGTCGGCCGCCGCGATTCCGACAAGTACTATTTCACCGTTTTCGGAAAGCCTTCCGATTCCGAAAACTGGGGCATCCGCTACGAAGGCCACCACATCTCCCTCCACTGGACCATCGTCCACGGTAAGATCGTCTCGACTTTTCCCCAGTTTCTCGGTTCTAACCCCGGCGAAGTGAAGGACGGCCCGAAGAAAGGCGCCCGCCCGCTCGGTATCGAAGAGGACCTCGGACGCAGCCTCGTCAAGGCTCTGGACGACAAGCAGCGCACGGAGGCCGTGCTCCAGCAGGACGTCCCGGCGGACATCATTACCGGCGCGTCCCGCGAAGCCTCTATCGAGGGAAATCTGGGGTTGGCCTACAGCGCGATGACGCCAGACCAACAGGGCACGCTGATCAGCCTCATTCAGGTCCTGGCAAACATACAACGTCCGGAATTCGCCGAACTGCGCATCGCGAAACTGCGCGACGCGGGCCTCGATAACATCAAGTTCGCTTGGATTGGCGGCTTCGAGAAAGGCCAGAAACACTACTACCGAGTTCAAGGCCCGACCTTCGTCATCGAATACGACAACACCCAAAACGACGCAAACCACATCCACGT